Proteins encoded by one window of Crassostrea angulata isolate pt1a10 chromosome 9, ASM2561291v2, whole genome shotgun sequence:
- the LOC128162551 gene encoding endonuclease 8-like 3, producing MVEGPGCKIKGEKIKSKLMKQAVKAVSGNAVDREIKPKKGQVTSQFDVLIGRRLTGVQTLGKELFMYFGDVCLRVHFLMAGSFRVNGQALDKDYGKLTETPSLQVNFSTDVLTFYKSAAQIRESVSCSSRYDALHDLDICSPVFNHQRAVTMVMEQSDRQVCDVLLDQTILPGVGNIIKNEALFDSGIKPSSKVQQLSKELVSHLVKMTRDFSLIFYKCRKTGTNLNQYMKIYNKRKCGQCEGKVTITRIGDDSERVTYYCPNCQTNTLKSQVKVHPCKNSLLGWVQSANQKPEINSANQSSEVNSANQNNEEDWSCQICTLINSGTKLRCEACMTEREATHTDKSKTGLKRKSSTDFSEQSVKKVKESNDGPPVRNLDKMESVLIPRLPLGNIPRLPTLTHSGNTDSQKARQTNGNIVGKTLSKNSSTGIKKPQTGIGGHQNKDVKMNVKAGAPTVSKKMSQDSKGQGASKVPLCPGHSKPCSMTQTRKKGDNFLRWFFSCGVYPRSKQCKFFQWADEKFPICPNHGKPAAFRTVMKEGPNNGRKFFACPLPKQKQCGFFEWAEGFEV from the exons ATGGTGGAAGGACCAGGGTGTAAAATCAAAGGagagaaaataaaatctaaactGATGAAACAGGCAGTAAAGGCGGTGTCAGGCAATGCTGTAGACAGG GAAATAAAGCCAAAGAAAGGACAGGTGACGTCACAGTTTGACGTTCTGATTGGGCGACGGCTGACCGGCGTACAGACACTGGGAAAAGAGCTGTTTATGTATTTCGGAGATGTCTGTTTAAG GGTTCATTTTTTGATGGCGGGGTCGTTCCGGGTCAACGGACAGGCCCTGGACAAGGACTATGGGAAACTGACAGAAACTCCCTCCCTCCAGGTCAACTTCAGTACAGACGTACTGACGTTCTACAAGTCTGCTGCACAGAtcag GGAGTCTGTGTCATGTAGCTCCAGGTATGACGCCCTCCACGACCTTGACATCTGCTCCCCAGTGTTCAACCACCAGAGGGCCGTTACCATGGTGATGGAACAGAGTGACCGACAGGTCTGTGATGTACTACTGGATCAGACCATACTGCCGGGAGTCGGAAATATCATCAAAAACGAG GCTTTGTTTGACAGCGGGATAAAGCCGAGCTCTAAG GTCCAGCAGCTCTCCAAAGAACTAGTGTCTCACCTGGTGAAAATGACCAGGGACTTCTCTCTCATCTTCTACAAG TGTAGGAAGACTGGGACCAACTTGAATCAGTATATGAAGATTTATAACAAGAGAAAATGTGGGCAGTGTGAGGGAAAAGTTACAATAACAAGAATAGGGGACGACAGTGAGAGAGTGACTTATTACTGTCCAAACTGTCAGACCAACACACTCAAGTCACAAGTCAA aGTTCATCCATGCAAGAACAGTCTATTGGGATGGGTACAATCAGCCAATCAGAAACCGGAAATAAATTCAGCCAATCAGAGCAGTGAAGTAAATTCAGCCAATCAGAACAATGAGGAGGATTGGAGCTGTCAGATATGTACGTTGATAAACAGTGGGACAAAACTCAGGTGTGAAGCCTGCATGACAGAAAGGGAAGCAACTCATACAG acaaaagTAAAACGGGTTTGAAAAGGAAGTCATCAACAGATTTTTCAGAGCAGTCTGTTAAGAAAGTGAAGGAAAGCAATGATGGTCCGCCAGTCAGAAACCTTGACAAAATGGAATCCGTGTTAATTCCCAGGCTTCCTTTAGGAAACATCCCGCGTCTTCCTACTTTGACACATTCAGGAAACACAGACTCTCAAAAAGCACGTCAAACAAATGGAAACATTGTTGGGAAAACATTGTCTAAAAATTCAAGTACTGGGATTAAAAAGCCACAGACAGGCATTGGAGGACATCAAAACAAAGATGTTAAGATGAATGTGAAAGCTGGTGCTCCAACAGTTTCAAAAAAGATGTCACAAGATTCCAAGGGACAAGGAGCTAGCAAAGTTCCCTTGTGTCCAGGCCACAGTAAACCTTGCTCCATGACGCAAACCCGGAAAAAGGGAGACAATTTTCTTCGCTGGTTCTTCTCCTGTGGTGTTTATCCACGATCGAAGCAATGCAAGTTTTTCCAG TGGGCGGATGAGAAATTTCCAATTTGTCCAAACCATGGCAAACCAGCGGCATTCAGGACCGTGATGAAGGAAGGACCCAACAATGGCAGAAAGTTCTTTGCTTGTCCACTACCTAAACAGAAACAGTGCGGATTCTTTGAGTGGGCGGAAGGTTTTGAGGTTTGA